From Paenibacillus sp. PK3_47, the proteins below share one genomic window:
- the mraZ gene encoding division/cell wall cluster transcriptional repressor MraZ, producing MFMGEFQHTIDDKGRIIIPAKFRELLGSSFVATRGLDSCLFVYPMEEWGIMEQKLKSLSLMKSDARAFSRFFFSGATECVWDKQGRVNLPGNLRQYAKLDKDCVILGVSNRVEIWNKELWEQYFEQSEESFNEIAEKLVDFNFDL from the coding sequence ATGTTCATGGGGGAATTCCAGCATACCATCGACGACAAGGGCCGAATCATTATTCCGGCCAAGTTCCGTGAGTTGCTTGGAAGCTCCTTTGTAGCGACCCGCGGCCTCGACTCCTGCTTGTTTGTTTATCCCATGGAAGAATGGGGAATCATGGAGCAAAAGCTCAAAAGCCTTTCACTGATGAAATCGGATGCCCGTGCCTTCAGCCGTTTCTTTTTTTCGGGAGCGACCGAATGTGTATGGGACAAGCAAGGCAGGGTGAATCTGCCGGGTAATTTGCGGCAGTATGCCAAGCTGGACAAGGACTGTGTAATTCTGGGCGTTTCGAACCGGGTGGAGATCTGGAACAAGGAGCTATGGGAGCAGTACTTCGAACAGTCAGAGGAATCGTTCAACGAGATTGCCGAGAAATTGGTGGATTTCAATTTTGATCTATAA
- a CDS encoding adenosylhomocysteinase has protein sequence MSSLSKQNSIVADMSLAPEGHLKIDWVRQHMPVLNRIREQFEAEQPFKGLKVSITLHLEAKTAYLAKVVQAGGAEVTITGSNPLSTQDDVCAALVEDGITVFAKYNPSPEEFKALNIKALESKPDLIIDDGGDFATLLHSERPDLMENIRGGAEETTTGIIRLKALQKQGILKFPMVAVNDAYCKYLFDNRYGTGQSAWDGIVRTTNLIVAGKTVVVVGYGWCGKGVAMRAKGLGANVIVTEVDAIKAVEAHMDGFHVMPMLEAAKQGDFFVTVTGNRYVIRGEHYDVMKDGAILCNAGHFDVEVNKPELADRSVSQRTVRKNIEEYQLKDGRKLYLLAEGRLVNLGAADGHPAEIMDTTFALQALSLKYVNDNYKNIGVKVENVPYDLDEQVARYKLESLGISIDSLTPAQVEYLDSWNLND, from the coding sequence ATGAGTTCATTGTCGAAACAAAACAGTATTGTCGCCGATATGTCGCTCGCGCCTGAGGGACATCTCAAAATCGACTGGGTCCGCCAGCATATGCCGGTGCTGAACCGGATCCGTGAGCAGTTTGAAGCCGAGCAGCCGTTTAAAGGGCTGAAGGTGTCAATTACGCTTCATCTGGAAGCAAAAACGGCTTATTTGGCAAAGGTTGTGCAGGCCGGCGGCGCCGAAGTGACGATTACCGGCTCCAATCCGCTCTCGACACAGGATGATGTGTGTGCAGCGCTTGTCGAAGACGGCATTACAGTATTCGCTAAATACAATCCTTCACCGGAGGAATTCAAGGCGCTGAACATAAAGGCGCTGGAGAGCAAGCCGGATCTGATTATTGATGACGGCGGAGATTTCGCTACGCTGCTGCATTCGGAGCGTCCGGATCTGATGGAGAATATCCGCGGCGGTGCTGAAGAGACAACTACGGGAATTATCCGGCTGAAGGCACTGCAAAAGCAGGGCATTCTGAAGTTCCCGATGGTAGCTGTCAATGATGCTTACTGCAAGTATTTGTTCGATAACCGTTACGGTACAGGCCAATCGGCCTGGGATGGCATTGTCCGTACAACCAACCTGATTGTTGCCGGTAAAACTGTAGTTGTTGTAGGCTACGGCTGGTGCGGAAAAGGTGTGGCTATGCGTGCTAAAGGCCTCGGCGCCAACGTCATCGTTACTGAAGTGGATGCAATCAAAGCTGTTGAAGCGCATATGGACGGATTCCATGTCATGCCGATGCTGGAAGCTGCCAAACAGGGTGACTTCTTCGTAACAGTTACAGGCAACCGTTATGTAATCCGCGGCGAGCATTACGATGTGATGAAGGACGGCGCGATCCTGTGTAATGCCGGGCACTTCGACGTTGAAGTGAACAAGCCGGAGCTGGCGGATAGATCGGTATCCCAGCGCACGGTCCGCAAAAATATTGAGGAATATCAGCTGAAGGACGGACGCAAACTGTACCTGCTGGCAGAAGGCAGACTCGTAAATCTGGGAGCGGCCGACGGCCATCCGGCAGAGATTATGGATACGACCTTTGCACTGCAGGCCCTTTCGCTTAAATATGTAAATGACAACTACAAGAACATTGGTGTAAAAGTTGAAAATGTTCCTTACGATCTGGACGAACAGGTAGCCCGCTACAAGCTGGAGAGCCTGGGGATCTCAATCGACAGCCTGACTCCGGCACAGGTCGAGTATTTGGACAGCTGGAATCTGAACGACTAA
- the bshC gene encoding bacillithiol biosynthesis cysteine-adding enzyme BshC encodes MNVIPEPLAGGSALAGDYIYHYDKVQHLYGGDFRNEASRARRADWLDSSEERRADRFQVASVLRSYNEQHNSHAEVMHSLALLEQPGTLVVSGGQQSGLFTGPLFVIYKAMTTILAAKEAAEQLGRPVVPLFWIAGEDHDWDEVNHTFVLNRSGEVTRIKVDKPEGPRSSVSSILIEEGDWLQIVEQLDGLLQDSEFKPQIMEFIRKSSGSAESMSDAFAKLVGSLFGRFGLILLDSADPALRRLEQPFFAELIDRNDELEAAYKQSASEITAGGYELQADVTPGNANLFYIYGGARLLLHKEGGRFTDRKGRVSFSKEELLAELENHPERFSNNVLTRPLMQDYVLPVLGTVLGQGEIAYWAIPQAAFGVVGGQMPLILPRMSFTIIEGTLQKHMDKYGLSFSDVHQGLEQKRKEWLKAQDELELGRRFDEVKDAFTAMYEPLIEQLGSIQAGLLKLGSNNKEKILDQIAFLQGKAQDAMENQNEAALRQWERIELSLMPQGKPQERVYNVMFYLNRYGLAWLDELMAIPADFSGTHRIIYM; translated from the coding sequence ATGAACGTAATACCGGAACCGCTCGCGGGCGGATCTGCGCTCGCAGGCGACTATATATACCATTATGACAAGGTTCAGCATTTGTACGGCGGGGATTTCAGAAATGAGGCAAGCAGAGCCCGCCGGGCAGACTGGCTGGATAGCAGTGAGGAACGCAGGGCTGACCGCTTTCAGGTAGCTTCAGTGCTGCGGAGTTATAATGAACAACACAACTCCCATGCTGAAGTCATGCATTCCCTGGCACTGCTTGAGCAGCCGGGCACGCTTGTGGTCAGCGGCGGACAGCAAAGCGGCCTGTTTACAGGCCCGCTGTTTGTTATATACAAAGCCATGACCACCATTCTTGCGGCCAAAGAAGCCGCAGAACAGCTTGGCCGTCCTGTAGTGCCGCTGTTTTGGATCGCCGGTGAGGATCATGACTGGGACGAAGTGAATCATACCTTTGTACTGAACCGTTCGGGAGAAGTCACCCGCATTAAAGTGGACAAACCTGAAGGCCCGAGGTCTTCTGTCAGCAGTATTCTTATAGAAGAAGGAGACTGGCTGCAGATTGTTGAGCAGCTGGACGGATTGCTTCAGGACAGTGAATTTAAACCGCAGATTATGGAGTTTATCCGCAAATCCTCAGGTTCAGCGGAAAGCATGAGCGATGCTTTTGCGAAGCTTGTTGGATCCTTGTTCGGCCGGTTCGGTCTGATTCTGCTGGATTCTGCCGATCCTGCTCTCCGCAGACTGGAACAGCCATTTTTTGCCGAACTGATTGATCGTAATGATGAGCTGGAGGCAGCTTACAAGCAATCGGCTTCGGAAATAACTGCCGGCGGGTATGAACTGCAGGCTGATGTGACCCCTGGCAATGCAAATCTCTTCTATATATATGGAGGTGCGCGCCTGCTTCTGCATAAAGAGGGGGGACGTTTCACTGACCGCAAGGGACGCGTCTCTTTTTCAAAGGAAGAGTTACTGGCTGAGCTTGAGAATCACCCGGAACGCTTCAGCAACAATGTGCTGACACGCCCGCTAATGCAGGATTATGTGCTGCCCGTGCTGGGAACGGTTCTGGGCCAGGGTGAAATCGCATATTGGGCTATCCCGCAGGCTGCATTCGGGGTGGTCGGGGGGCAGATGCCGCTGATTCTTCCGCGGATGTCTTTTACCATTATTGAGGGTACGCTGCAAAAGCATATGGACAAGTACGGCCTCTCCTTTAGTGATGTGCACCAGGGTCTGGAACAAAAAAGAAAAGAGTGGCTGAAAGCTCAGGATGAACTGGAGCTGGGACGCCGGTTTGATGAGGTTAAGGATGCTTTTACCGCGATGTATGAGCCGCTCATTGAACAGCTGGGAAGTATACAGGCAGGCCTGCTTAAGCTGGGCAGCAACAATAAAGAGAAGATTCTGGACCAGATTGCTTTTCTGCAGGGAAAGGCGCAGGATGCGATGGAGAACCAGAATGAAGCAGCACTCCGCCAGTGGGAACGGATTGAGCTTTCACTGATGCCTCAGGGCAAACCGCAGGAAAGAGTATACAATGTCATGTTTTACCTGAACCGCTACGGCCTCGCCTGGCTGGATGAGCTGATGGCCATCCCTGCCGATTTCAGCGGGACACACCGTATTATTTATATGTAG
- a CDS encoding ATP-binding cassette domain-containing protein: protein MSKNLIEVEGLKKYFNVGKGKVLKAVDNVNFSIREGETLGMVGESGCGKTTAGRTVLRLYEPTAGSVKYNGTDIYKLSPGKMKALRRDMQMIFQDPYASLNPRLTVSDIIGEALDIHGLSGSRAERKKRIEELLDMVGLNHDHATRYPHEFSGGQRQRIGIARSLAVNPKFIVCDEPISALDVSIQAQVVNLLKELQERLGLTYLFIAHDLSMVKHISDRVAVMYLGRMVELAESEELYANPIHPYTKSLLSAIPVPDPEIEANKKRIILHNELGSPIYAADEKSNDSDFELVEVSKGHFVAKAFA, encoded by the coding sequence TTGAGTAAGAACCTGATTGAAGTTGAAGGTCTTAAGAAGTATTTTAATGTAGGCAAAGGTAAAGTTCTTAAGGCTGTTGATAATGTTAATTTCTCGATTCGCGAAGGTGAAACCCTGGGAATGGTAGGGGAATCCGGCTGCGGTAAGACTACTGCCGGCCGTACGGTTCTTCGTCTTTACGAACCGACTGCGGGAAGCGTGAAGTATAACGGTACTGATATTTATAAACTATCCCCGGGCAAAATGAAGGCACTGCGCCGTGACATGCAGATGATCTTTCAGGATCCGTACGCCTCGCTTAATCCGCGGCTGACCGTTTCTGATATCATCGGTGAAGCCCTGGACATCCACGGGTTGTCCGGCAGCCGTGCGGAGCGCAAAAAACGGATTGAAGAGCTGCTGGATATGGTTGGTCTTAACCATGACCACGCTACCCGTTATCCGCACGAATTCTCTGGCGGTCAGCGCCAGCGGATCGGGATTGCCCGTTCACTTGCAGTAAATCCGAAATTTATTGTCTGTGATGAACCGATCTCCGCACTTGACGTGTCTATCCAGGCGCAGGTTGTCAACCTGCTTAAGGAACTCCAGGAGCGTCTTGGACTGACTTACCTGTTCATCGCGCATGATTTGTCCATGGTTAAGCATATCAGTGACCGCGTAGCGGTAATGTACCTGGGCAGAATGGTTGAACTGGCAGAGAGTGAAGAGCTTTACGCTAATCCGATTCACCCGTATACCAAGTCGCTGTTGTCGGCGATTCCGGTTCCGGATCCGGAAATTGAAGCCAACAAAAAGCGCATTATTCTGCATAACGAGCTTGGCAGCCCGATTTATGCGGCTGATGAGAAAAGCAATGACAGCGATTTTGAGCTTGTGGAAGTATCCAAAGGCCACTTTGTTGCCAAGGCATTTGCTTAA
- a CDS encoding ABC transporter ATP-binding protein, translating into MEPILQVKDLHVSFFVKGGEVQAVRGMNFEVGKGETVAIVGESGSGKSVTAQSIMRLVPTPPSRVKQGEIIFQGQNLLNKSMKQMESIRGKDIGMIFQDPMTSLNPTIKVGKQLTEVLIKHQNMSAAEAKRQGIEMLGLVGINNAEARFNQYPHEFSGGMRQRVMIAIALACRPALLIADEPTTALDVTIQAQIMDVMKDMQQKLGTSIILITHDLGVVAGMCDRVIVMYAGEVVETGTRWEIFKNPQHPYTKGLLRSMPRLDQKKGEPLIPIIGTPPDLIKPPVGCPFAARCSEAMHVCGQIDPGVTEFSGTHMARCWNLHSMAKEVQYV; encoded by the coding sequence ATGGAGCCCATTCTGCAGGTTAAAGATTTGCATGTCTCTTTTTTTGTAAAAGGCGGAGAAGTACAGGCTGTCCGCGGAATGAATTTTGAAGTAGGCAAAGGTGAAACGGTAGCTATTGTCGGGGAATCCGGCAGCGGCAAAAGCGTTACAGCGCAGTCGATTATGCGGCTTGTTCCTACGCCGCCCTCCAGAGTAAAACAGGGCGAGATTATTTTTCAAGGACAGAATCTGCTGAATAAAAGCATGAAACAAATGGAAAGCATTCGCGGCAAAGATATTGGCATGATATTTCAAGACCCGATGACTTCTTTGAACCCAACGATCAAAGTTGGTAAACAGTTAACCGAAGTTTTGATCAAACATCAGAATATGTCAGCGGCCGAAGCGAAGAGGCAAGGTATTGAAATGCTGGGGTTAGTCGGCATTAACAATGCGGAGGCTCGCTTTAACCAATATCCCCACGAATTCTCCGGCGGAATGCGCCAGCGTGTAATGATAGCCATTGCACTCGCCTGCCGCCCGGCTCTGCTTATTGCGGATGAGCCGACAACAGCGCTTGACGTAACCATTCAGGCGCAAATCATGGACGTTATGAAAGACATGCAGCAAAAACTGGGAACTTCCATCATTTTGATCACCCACGATCTCGGAGTTGTGGCCGGCATGTGCGACCGGGTTATCGTAATGTATGCCGGTGAAGTAGTAGAAACAGGTACCAGATGGGAAATCTTCAAGAATCCTCAGCATCCGTACACAAAGGGACTGCTGCGGTCGATGCCCCGCCTGGACCAAAAGAAGGGTGAGCCGCTGATTCCGATCATCGGGACTCCCCCGGATCTGATTAAGCCGCCGGTCGGCTGTCCGTTTGCCGCGCGTTGCAGCGAAGCAATGCATGTCTGCGGACAAATCGATCCCGGCGTTACAGAATTCAGCGGAACGCATATGGCGCGCTGCTGGAATCTGCATTCGATGGCCAAGGAGGTGCAGTACGTTTGA
- a CDS encoding ABC transporter permease, whose protein sequence is MAANNNMVSPQVELKPEDFRKIGIDEKEAEVIQRESLSAWQDAWQRLRQNKLAMTALVIMLLIVIMAIVAPHLVPYTYDSNDLMSTNKPPSWEHLFGTDDFGRDVFVRTWMGARISLIVGLAAACIDLIFGVIYGGIMGFFGGRVDTIMNKFSEILYSIPYLLVVIMLLVVFEPSLWTIILALTITGWINMSWIVRGEIMQLKNREFILASRSMGADWKRLLFKHLLPNAMGPIIVTVTLSVPSAIFSEAFLSFLGLGVQAPVASLGSMINDSLTGWMYYPWRMIFPALVISLTMLSFNIFGDGLRDALDPKLKK, encoded by the coding sequence TTGGCTGCAAATAACAATATGGTTTCACCGCAAGTGGAATTGAAGCCTGAGGATTTCCGTAAAATCGGGATTGATGAAAAAGAAGCGGAAGTCATTCAACGAGAAAGCCTCTCCGCTTGGCAGGATGCGTGGCAGCGCCTGCGCCAGAACAAACTGGCTATGACAGCGCTGGTGATTATGCTTTTGATTGTAATTATGGCTATTGTAGCCCCGCACTTGGTTCCTTACACATATGATTCAAATGATTTGATGAGCACGAACAAACCGCCATCATGGGAACATTTATTTGGAACAGATGATTTTGGACGCGACGTATTTGTCCGTACCTGGATGGGTGCCCGTATTTCCTTGATTGTTGGTCTTGCTGCTGCGTGTATCGACTTGATCTTCGGTGTCATTTACGGCGGGATCATGGGATTCTTCGGCGGACGTGTCGACACCATCATGAACAAGTTCTCTGAAATTTTGTATTCGATTCCTTACCTGCTTGTTGTAATTATGCTGCTCGTTGTATTTGAACCGAGTCTGTGGACCATTATCCTTGCCCTGACCATTACCGGCTGGATTAATATGTCGTGGATTGTCCGCGGCGAAATTATGCAGCTGAAGAACCGCGAGTTCATTTTGGCCTCCCGTTCGATGGGTGCAGACTGGAAACGTCTGCTGTTCAAGCATTTGCTTCCGAATGCAATGGGACCTATCATCGTTACCGTGACACTTTCCGTACCAAGTGCCATTTTCTCTGAAGCCTTCCTGAGCTTCCTGGGTCTGGGTGTACAAGCACCGGTTGCTTCACTCGGTTCGATGATCAATGACTCCCTTACAGGATGGATGTACTACCCATGGCGTATGATTTTCCCTGCGCTTGTAATCAGCTTGACCATGCTTTCCTTTAACATTTTTGGTGACGGACTCCGCGACGCATTGGATCCTAAGCTGAAAAAATAG
- a CDS encoding ABC transporter permease, giving the protein MVRYIFNRFLHMVVSLFVLISATFFLMKAIPGDPFTSEKKIPEQILQRLYAQYNLDKPVFEQYVLYLKNILKGDLGISMKMLNQEVTDIISQTFSSSLKLGVVAIIVAVIVGVALGMLAALYHRRLIDNIAMVLAVLGIAVPSFVVASLLQYLLAYHWKIFPVMGFQGPMNYFLPVMALTASPIAVIARLTRSSMLEVLHSDYIKTAKAKGLSWMSILARHVLRNGIMPVITYVGPMTANIITGSVVIEQIFGIGGIGKQFVQAINTRDYPIIMGITIFYGVILMVARFLTDVAYVAVDPRIKLAGGKED; this is encoded by the coding sequence ATGGTTCGTTATATTTTCAACAGATTTCTCCATATGGTAGTTTCGCTGTTTGTCTTGATTTCTGCGACCTTTTTCCTAATGAAAGCAATTCCGGGCGATCCGTTTACATCCGAGAAAAAAATTCCTGAACAAATTCTGCAGCGCTTGTACGCGCAGTATAATTTGGACAAGCCCGTCTTTGAGCAGTACGTGCTTTATCTGAAGAACATTCTTAAGGGTGACCTCGGCATTTCCATGAAGATGCTGAATCAGGAAGTAACTGATATTATTTCACAAACCTTCTCCTCATCGCTGAAGCTTGGTGTAGTCGCTATTATCGTAGCAGTTATTGTTGGTGTGGCACTGGGTATGCTTGCAGCCTTGTATCACCGGAGATTGATTGATAATATCGCAATGGTGTTGGCTGTTCTCGGTATCGCGGTACCGAGCTTTGTTGTGGCTTCACTTCTGCAATACCTGCTGGCATATCACTGGAAGATTTTCCCTGTTATGGGCTTCCAGGGGCCGATGAACTATTTCCTCCCGGTTATGGCTCTGACGGCGTCTCCGATAGCCGTAATAGCCCGTCTAACCCGTTCAAGTATGCTTGAGGTGCTGCATTCTGATTACATTAAAACAGCAAAGGCAAAAGGCCTCAGCTGGATGTCAATCCTTGCCCGTCACGTACTGCGTAACGGTATTATGCCGGTAATCACTTATGTGGGACCCATGACTGCAAACATCATTACCGGTTCGGTAGTTATTGAGCAGATCTTCGGTATCGGCGGTATCGGTAAACAGTTCGTACAAGCTATTAATACCCGTGACTATCCTATCATTATGGGTATCACCATTTTCTACGGCGTCATTCTGATGGTTGCACGTTTCCTCACAGACGTCGCTTATGTTGCTGTTGATCCGCGTATTAAACTGGCTGGAGGAAAGGAGGACTAA
- a CDS encoding peptide ABC transporter substrate-binding protein, with amino-acid sequence MKKSKSLLLMIALVLVIGTVLAGCGGNNAANSGNNASPTNAPATDNAGNTNTGTDGEEKLAADQTLKINLSSEPPTFDPQQAQDSTSNAILKLMYEGLTRQNAETGQAEEGMAESWEISPDGLVYTFKIRDAQWSNGDPVTANDFAFAWQRVLDPNAEQAAPYAYQLYYIKGAEDFNTGKITDFSQVGVKVIDDKTLEVTLANPTPYFLGLLSFYTYYPVHSSAADNAKWATTVETQITNGPFTLTEWTTGQSLAVTKNPNYYAADQIKAQAINFSIVNSGATELLSYKNGELDRAGGPIGEIPTEQLPIVEKELPNEFVRKGIASVYYYQFNVTEKPFTNAKIRKALAMAIERQPIIDNITLGGQIPAFGFVPPGIQSNGEEFRTSVDDSQYFGENVEEAKTLLAEGLAEEGLDKLSFTLSYNTSEGHQKIAVAVADMWKKALGVEVKLENKEWGVFLEDKTNLNYQVARAGWSADYNDPMTYLDMWVTGGGNNDTGYSNPAYDKLIQEAKTSSDNAVRQEKFAAAEKLIMDDMIVIPIYYYTNNSLNKEYLKGVTLDFSGAIDLSRAYLLEH; translated from the coding sequence CAGGTACAGACGGCGAAGAGAAATTGGCTGCTGACCAAACGCTCAAAATCAACCTGAGCTCCGAGCCTCCGACATTTGATCCGCAACAAGCGCAAGACAGTACTTCCAATGCAATCCTGAAATTGATGTACGAAGGTCTTACCCGTCAAAATGCAGAAACAGGACAAGCTGAAGAAGGTATGGCTGAGTCTTGGGAAATTTCCCCTGACGGTCTTGTGTACACGTTCAAAATTCGTGATGCACAATGGAGTAACGGCGACCCTGTAACTGCAAACGATTTTGCATTTGCATGGCAGCGTGTACTTGATCCAAATGCTGAGCAAGCTGCTCCTTACGCTTACCAGCTGTACTACATCAAAGGTGCTGAAGATTTCAACACCGGCAAGATTACTGATTTCAGCCAAGTTGGCGTAAAAGTAATTGACGACAAAACTCTTGAAGTTACACTGGCTAACCCGACACCTTATTTCCTGGGTCTGCTGTCTTTCTATACGTACTACCCAGTACACAGCTCCGCTGCTGACAACGCAAAATGGGCAACTACTGTTGAAACCCAAATCACTAACGGACCTTTCACTCTGACTGAGTGGACTACTGGACAATCCCTGGCTGTAACTAAGAACCCGAACTACTATGCAGCTGATCAAATCAAAGCACAAGCCATCAACTTCTCCATCGTAAACAGCGGCGCAACTGAGCTGCTGAGCTACAAGAACGGTGAGCTTGACCGTGCAGGCGGCCCGATCGGTGAAATTCCAACCGAGCAGCTGCCAATCGTTGAGAAAGAACTGCCTAACGAATTTGTAAGAAAAGGTATTGCCAGCGTTTACTACTACCAGTTCAATGTAACTGAAAAACCATTTACTAACGCTAAAATCCGTAAAGCTTTGGCTATGGCGATTGAACGTCAGCCAATCATTGATAACATCACTCTTGGCGGACAAATCCCGGCATTTGGTTTCGTTCCTCCAGGTATCCAAAGTAATGGTGAAGAATTCCGTACTTCCGTAGATGATTCCCAATACTTTGGTGAAAATGTAGAAGAAGCTAAAACATTGCTTGCTGAAGGTCTGGCTGAAGAAGGTCTGGATAAACTGAGCTTCACCCTTTCCTACAATACTAGTGAAGGTCACCAAAAGATTGCGGTTGCCGTAGCTGATATGTGGAAAAAGGCGCTCGGCGTTGAAGTTAAACTGGAAAACAAAGAGTGGGGCGTTTTCCTCGAAGACAAAACTAACCTGAACTACCAAGTAGCACGTGCAGGCTGGTCCGCGGATTACAATGATCCAATGACTTACCTGGATATGTGGGTAACCGGCGGCGGTAACAACGACACTGGATACTCCAACCCTGCGTATGACAAACTGATCCAAGAAGCAAAAACTTCTTCGGACAACGCTGTTCGCCAAGAGAAATTCGCAGCAGCTGAAAAACTCATTATGGATGACATGATTGTTATTCCGATCTACTACTACACTAACAACTCCCTGAACAAAGAATACCTCAAAGGTGTAACTCTTGACTTCAGTGGTGCAATCGACCTGTCCCGTGCTTACCTGCTTGAGCACTAG